The Saccharomonospora glauca K62 genome has a segment encoding these proteins:
- a CDS encoding ATP-binding protein produces MTETKPPTSSIGAQDDIELRLGASLVHLPIIRSVAASIAMRVDFDLDSIADLRLAVDEACSTLITRAIPGSTMICRFTVDEDQLLFRGAVASGEAEAPSTTSFGWKVLTTLADSASAWAEENSQNGQGTWIHIELAKRKPAFT; encoded by the coding sequence GTGACCGAGACAAAGCCGCCGACGAGCAGCATCGGCGCGCAGGACGACATCGAACTCCGGCTCGGTGCGAGCCTGGTGCACCTACCCATCATCCGGTCGGTCGCGGCGAGCATCGCGATGCGGGTGGACTTCGACCTCGACTCCATCGCCGATCTCCGGCTCGCGGTGGACGAGGCATGTTCGACGCTCATCACCCGCGCCATTCCGGGCAGCACGATGATCTGCCGCTTCACGGTCGACGAGGATCAACTGCTGTTCCGGGGTGCCGTGGCCTCGGGCGAGGCGGAGGCCCCCAGCACCACGTCGTTCGGCTGGAAGGTGTTGACCACGCTCGCGGACTCGGCGTCGGCCTGGGCGGAGGAGAACAGCCAGAACGGGCAAGGTACCTGGATTCACATCGAGCTCGCGAAACGGAAGCCGGCTTTTACGTGA
- a CDS encoding Rv2629 family ribosome hibernation factor, whose translation MDTTRLRELTTADGPFASIYFDDTHNTEDAAKHRELTWRELREELAEQGASERTLATVERAVLGGEPPVGSSGRAVVATAERVLLDQRLKEPPARPVARVSRMPYLVPLAEHGELPPPHVVVVVDRVGADVTAVDEHGTVIDSRTVEGADSQVHKVPGGGWSHRNIQAHTEEVVKNNIEKAAVHVGVVARRIGATLVVVAGDPQSRKVLLDTLPQAVRDHAREVEPGGRKEGSGNAELDTLIDELLAEATRKRRAEVTERFETALAKPTGLAVQGLEAVTTALREHNVETLLVSDPDDSEVLVGPDPSLLAVQEEELTTAYGVDEVEHARADEALPMAAATVGADVVGVTGEREIIDGFGAILRHD comes from the coding sequence GTGGACACCACGAGGTTGCGCGAGCTGACCACGGCCGACGGCCCGTTCGCCTCGATCTACTTCGACGACACCCACAACACCGAGGACGCGGCCAAGCACCGCGAACTGACGTGGCGTGAGTTGCGCGAGGAACTCGCCGAGCAGGGCGCGAGCGAACGGACGCTCGCCACCGTGGAGAGGGCGGTGCTCGGCGGTGAACCACCCGTGGGTTCCTCCGGGCGCGCGGTGGTGGCCACCGCTGAGAGGGTGTTGCTCGACCAGCGACTCAAAGAGCCGCCCGCCCGGCCGGTGGCCCGTGTCTCCCGGATGCCGTACCTGGTACCGCTCGCCGAACACGGCGAACTCCCTCCCCCACACGTCGTCGTGGTGGTGGATCGGGTGGGAGCGGACGTCACGGCGGTCGACGAACACGGCACGGTGATCGACTCACGCACCGTCGAGGGCGCCGACTCGCAGGTCCACAAGGTGCCCGGTGGGGGCTGGTCGCACCGCAACATCCAGGCCCACACCGAGGAAGTCGTCAAGAACAACATCGAGAAGGCCGCCGTACACGTCGGAGTCGTCGCTCGCCGGATCGGCGCCACCCTCGTCGTCGTCGCGGGCGACCCCCAGTCCCGCAAGGTCCTGCTCGACACCCTGCCACAGGCGGTGCGCGACCACGCCCGCGAGGTCGAACCCGGCGGCCGCAAGGAGGGCTCGGGCAACGCCGAACTCGACACGCTCATCGACGAGCTCCTCGCCGAGGCCACACGCAAACGCAGGGCCGAGGTGACGGAGCGGTTCGAGACGGCGCTGGCCAAACCGACCGGCCTCGCCGTGCAGGGCCTCGAAGCCGTCACCACCGCGCTGCGGGAACACAACGTCGAGACGCTCCTCGTGAGCGACCCCGACGACTCCGAGGTGCTCGTGGGCCCCGATCCTTCGCTGCTCGCCGTGCAGGAGGAGGAACTCACCACGGCCTACGGGGTCGACGAGGTCGAGCACGCGCGAGCCGACGAGGCACTGCCGATGGCGGCGGCGACCGTGGGCGCCGACGTGGTCGGCGTAACCGGGGAAAGGGAAATCATCGACGGATTCGGCGCAATTTTGCGCCACGACTAG
- a CDS encoding SigB/SigF/SigG family RNA polymerase sigma factor → MTESTTHGSRTASDDYQHLAPLFHEFVSLAEDDPRRSELRDKLVTGHLPLAEHIAQRFSGRGVAKEDLVQVARVGLINAVDRFDPSRGSDFLSFAVPTVMGEVRRHFRDTGWVIRVPRRLKELHLSINNAGTQLSQRLGRAPTPSEIAEHLGLTPEEVYEGLEAGNAYHSMSLDEVLSADTENLALGDTLGEEDAALAGVENHETLQPLVRKLPERERTILALRFVHNMTQTQIAERVGISQMHVSRLLARTLKKLREGLAEEDNIG, encoded by the coding sequence GTGACCGAATCGACCACACACGGATCGCGGACCGCGTCGGACGACTACCAGCACCTGGCGCCGCTATTCCACGAGTTCGTTTCGCTCGCCGAGGACGACCCGCGCCGAAGCGAACTGCGGGACAAGCTCGTCACCGGCCATCTCCCGCTGGCCGAACACATCGCGCAGCGGTTCTCCGGCCGGGGAGTCGCCAAGGAGGACCTGGTGCAGGTGGCTCGCGTTGGGTTGATCAACGCGGTGGACCGCTTCGACCCCTCCCGCGGGTCCGACTTCCTGTCGTTTGCCGTGCCCACGGTGATGGGCGAGGTGCGCAGGCATTTCCGGGACACCGGGTGGGTCATCCGAGTGCCCCGCCGGTTGAAGGAACTGCACCTTTCGATCAACAACGCCGGCACCCAGCTGTCCCAGCGCCTCGGCAGGGCGCCGACGCCCAGCGAGATCGCCGAGCACCTCGGCCTCACCCCCGAAGAGGTCTACGAGGGTTTGGAGGCGGGCAACGCCTACCACTCCATGTCACTGGACGAGGTGCTCTCGGCGGACACCGAGAACCTCGCTCTCGGCGACACCTTGGGGGAGGAGGACGCGGCGCTGGCGGGCGTGGAGAACCACGAGACGCTCCAACCGCTGGTCAGAAAACTCCCCGAACGGGAACGCACCATTCTCGCGCTGCGGTTCGTCCACAACATGACGCAGACCCAGATCGCCGAACGTGTCGGGATCTCGCAGATGCACGTCTCGCGCCTCCTCGCCCGCACGCTGAAGAAGCTGCGCGAGGGCCTCGCCGAGGAGGACAACATCGGTTGA
- a CDS encoding dienelactone hydrolase family protein yields MTQTHTQDYERTDGRRLRLTYAEPDGAVRGGLVVLHEVGGVTDAARLLVASLAAEGWLAAAPHIDEVDTEAERGAGSSLLAATDTTLAWLVDHGVRGDQVGVVGFDLGGTAALVVAANRKLGAAVSVGGRGIGEPAAPGFPTLLDIAGTLTSPWLGLYGDDGDAVEQAEIDKLREEAGRAKVATNVVRYAGASHRFDADPEAAAEAWQRTLAWFDAHLR; encoded by the coding sequence ATGACGCAGACGCACACGCAGGACTACGAGCGAACAGACGGGCGCCGGCTGAGGTTGACCTACGCCGAACCGGACGGCGCCGTGCGTGGCGGTCTCGTGGTCCTCCACGAGGTGGGAGGCGTGACCGACGCCGCGCGGCTGCTCGTCGCCTCGCTCGCGGCGGAGGGTTGGCTCGCGGCGGCGCCGCACATCGACGAGGTCGACACCGAAGCCGAGCGCGGCGCGGGGTCGTCGCTGCTCGCCGCCACCGACACCACCCTCGCGTGGCTCGTCGACCACGGCGTCCGAGGCGACCAGGTGGGCGTCGTCGGATTCGACCTGGGGGGAACGGCGGCGCTGGTGGTGGCCGCCAACCGGAAACTGGGCGCGGCCGTGAGCGTAGGCGGCCGTGGCATCGGTGAGCCCGCCGCCCCCGGTTTCCCCACGCTCCTGGACATCGCGGGCACGCTCACGAGCCCGTGGCTGGGGCTCTATGGTGACGACGGCGACGCGGTCGAGCAGGCCGAGATCGACAAGCTGCGGGAGGAGGCGGGCCGGGCGAAGGTCGCCACCAACGTGGTGCGCTACGCCGGCGCGAGCCACCGCTTCGACGCCGATCCCGAGGCCGCCGCGGAGGCGTGGCAACGCACGCTGGCCTGGTTCGACGCTCACCTGCGCTGA
- a CDS encoding acetoacetate--CoA ligase: MSADGTGNDAVDSADAPEVLWQPTSEQIEHSRIADFRRWLRENRGVNVADYGELWSYSVDSLPEFWSAVTEYLGVRWHDTPHEVLSDERMPGARWFTGGTLNYAEHALRGVAGAEKADDDLAVIFCREDGVERQLTYGALRGEVAAARAALRELGVGKGDRVVALAPNCPQTLVAFLAAASLGATWSSCSPDFGVRAVVDRFAQIEPKVLIAVNGYVYNGRAFDVRPTVERLRSQLPGLAATVLVDYEGGGRVQGTLDWDSLLARHAGAELDFEPVESDHPLWVLYSSGTTGLPKGIVQGHGGITVEHLKALALHCGLGPGERFFWFTTTGWMMWNFLVSGLLVGATLVLYDGSPGHPDLRTLWRLAERHRITYFGTSAPFVQSCLKARLRPAEEFDLSSLRALGSTGAPLSVEGFRWIADEVGRHVQICSVSGGTDLCTAFVGAAPDVPVWLGELSCRSLGAAVEAYDEAGRPVIDQVGELVITKPMPSMPVFFWNDPDGKRLREAYFEDFPGVWRHGDWVKLTARGSAIIYGRSDSTLNRGGVRMGTAEFYRVVESFDEVRDSLVIDTSAGEEGELLCFLVLAEGASLEELEQRLRKELRKALSPRHVPDRFVPVEAVPRTLNGKKCEVPVKKILMGVDPDRAVSRDALANPESLQSFVALASGK, encoded by the coding sequence ATGAGTGCTGACGGTACTGGCAACGACGCAGTAGACAGCGCGGACGCTCCCGAGGTGCTGTGGCAGCCCACCTCGGAGCAGATCGAGCACTCCCGCATCGCCGACTTCCGGCGTTGGCTACGGGAGAACCGTGGCGTGAACGTCGCCGACTACGGCGAGCTGTGGTCGTACTCGGTGGACTCGCTGCCGGAGTTCTGGTCGGCGGTGACGGAGTATCTCGGCGTGCGGTGGCACGACACGCCGCACGAGGTGCTGTCGGACGAGCGTATGCCGGGTGCGCGGTGGTTCACCGGTGGCACGCTCAACTACGCCGAGCACGCTCTGCGTGGCGTCGCGGGCGCCGAGAAGGCGGACGACGACCTCGCGGTGATCTTCTGCCGGGAGGACGGCGTCGAGCGGCAGCTCACCTACGGCGCGCTGCGTGGCGAGGTCGCCGCGGCGCGGGCGGCGCTGCGCGAGCTCGGCGTCGGTAAGGGCGACCGGGTGGTGGCGCTCGCGCCGAACTGCCCGCAGACCCTGGTGGCGTTCCTCGCCGCCGCGAGCCTGGGCGCGACGTGGTCGTCGTGCTCGCCCGACTTCGGTGTGCGGGCCGTGGTCGACCGCTTCGCGCAGATCGAGCCGAAGGTCCTGATCGCCGTCAACGGCTACGTCTACAACGGGCGGGCGTTCGACGTGCGGCCGACCGTCGAGCGGCTGCGTTCGCAGCTTCCCGGCCTGGCGGCCACCGTGCTGGTGGACTACGAGGGCGGCGGCCGGGTCCAGGGCACGCTCGACTGGGACTCGCTGCTGGCCCGGCACGCCGGTGCCGAACTCGACTTCGAGCCGGTGGAGTCCGACCACCCGCTGTGGGTGCTGTACTCGTCGGGCACCACGGGACTGCCGAAGGGCATCGTGCAGGGGCACGGCGGAATCACCGTCGAGCACCTGAAGGCGCTGGCCCTGCACTGCGGTCTCGGACCGGGGGAGCGGTTCTTCTGGTTCACCACCACGGGCTGGATGATGTGGAACTTCCTCGTCTCGGGTCTGCTCGTGGGGGCCACCCTCGTGCTGTACGACGGCAGTCCGGGACATCCGGACCTGCGGACGCTCTGGCGGTTGGCGGAGCGGCACCGCATCACCTACTTCGGCACCTCCGCGCCGTTCGTGCAGAGCTGCCTCAAGGCGCGACTGCGGCCGGCGGAGGAGTTCGACCTGTCGTCCCTGCGGGCGTTGGGGTCGACGGGCGCGCCGCTGTCGGTCGAGGGCTTCCGGTGGATCGCCGACGAGGTGGGGCGCCACGTGCAGATCTGCTCGGTGTCCGGTGGGACGGACCTGTGCACGGCGTTTGTGGGCGCCGCGCCCGACGTACCCGTGTGGCTGGGCGAGCTGTCGTGTCGCTCGCTCGGTGCGGCGGTGGAGGCGTACGACGAGGCGGGCAGGCCGGTGATCGACCAGGTGGGCGAGCTGGTGATCACCAAGCCGATGCCGTCGATGCCGGTGTTCTTCTGGAACGACCCGGACGGCAAGCGTTTGCGGGAGGCGTACTTCGAGGACTTCCCCGGCGTGTGGCGGCACGGTGACTGGGTCAAGCTCACCGCTCGCGGTTCGGCGATCATCTACGGCCGCAGCGACTCGACCCTCAACCGCGGCGGCGTGCGCATGGGCACGGCCGAGTTCTACCGCGTCGTCGAGAGCTTCGACGAGGTACGCGACTCGCTCGTGATCGACACGTCGGCGGGCGAGGAAGGGGAGCTGCTGTGCTTCCTCGTGCTGGCCGAGGGGGCGTCGCTGGAGGAACTCGAACAGCGGCTGCGCAAGGAGCTGCGCAAGGCGCTGTCGCCGCGTCACGTGCCCGACCGGTTCGTGCCCGTGGAGGCGGTGCCGAGGACCTTGAACGGCAAGAAGTGCGAGGTTCCGGTGAAGAAGATCCTCATGGGGGTCGACCCCGACCGTGCCGTGAGCCGCGACGCGTTGGCCAACCCGGAGTCGCTGCAGTCCTTTGTGGCGCTGGCGAGCGGGAAATGA
- a CDS encoding sulfite exporter TauE/SafE family protein has translation MIWWHAVLITVAGVWAGMINTVVGSGTLVTFPVLVALGYPPVTATTSNAIGLAPGSISGAIGYRHELRGQRKRLLSFAPASLIGAICGAVLLLSLPPDAFETVVPALVGLAVVLVIVQPKVSSWVMRRREERSAANDSGSGLGGSLLVLTLIFLIGVYGGYFTAAQGVMLMAVMGMLINETMQRLNAVKNVLSAIVNVVAGTVYAFVAPVNWLVVLLLAVGSVAGGLLGAKIGRKLSPTALRTVIVIVGLAAMVQLVVRQL, from the coding sequence ATGATCTGGTGGCATGCCGTCCTGATCACCGTTGCGGGCGTCTGGGCGGGAATGATCAATACGGTTGTCGGTTCGGGGACGCTCGTGACCTTCCCCGTGCTCGTGGCACTCGGTTACCCGCCGGTGACGGCGACGACGTCGAACGCGATCGGACTCGCGCCGGGCAGTATCAGCGGTGCCATCGGCTACCGGCACGAGCTGCGAGGGCAGCGCAAACGCTTGCTGAGTTTCGCCCCCGCGTCCCTGATCGGCGCCATCTGCGGTGCCGTCCTGCTGCTGTCGCTGCCCCCCGACGCCTTTGAGACCGTGGTGCCCGCGCTCGTCGGTCTGGCGGTGGTGCTGGTCATCGTGCAGCCGAAGGTGTCGAGCTGGGTCATGCGGCGCCGCGAGGAGCGGAGCGCGGCGAACGACTCCGGGTCCGGCCTCGGCGGCTCGCTGCTGGTGCTCACGCTGATCTTCCTGATCGGCGTGTACGGCGGGTACTTCACCGCCGCGCAGGGCGTGATGTTGATGGCCGTGATGGGCATGCTGATCAACGAGACGATGCAGCGTCTCAACGCGGTGAAGAACGTGCTGTCGGCCATCGTCAACGTCGTCGCCGGCACCGTCTACGCGTTCGTGGCACCGGTGAACTGGCTCGTCGTCCTGCTGCTGGCCGTGGGCTCCGTCGCGGGCGGCCTGCTCGGGGCGAAGATCGGGCGCAAGCTCTCGCCCACGGCGCTGCGAACGGTGATCGTGATCGTCGGCCTTGCCGCGATGGTGCAGCTGGTCGTCAGGCAGCTGTGA
- the hisC gene encoding histidinol-phosphate transaminase, translating to MSAIPTRADLAALPAYVPGRTVPGAIKLASNEVPGGPLPSVADAIAKASGEINRYPDMGAWALVERLAGEFDVPTSRIAVGCGSVSLCQQFVQALCAPGDEVLFAWRSFEAYPIVTQVGNATPVRVPLTSSHTHDLDAMLAAITPRTRLVFVCNPNNPTGTAVRRAELTRFLDAVPSDVVVVLDEAYREFVTDPEVPDGLEFARTRPNVAVLRTFSKAYGLAGLRVGYAVAADEVIEAVRKVYVAFSVNALAQTAALASLDAKDELLARCADIVAERTRVRDALLDLGYEVPETLANFVWLPLGERTTAFAEHALAHKVVVRPFTGEGARVTIGTREENDTFLEAARAFSA from the coding sequence ATGTCAGCGATCCCGACACGTGCCGACCTCGCCGCCCTGCCCGCCTACGTACCGGGACGGACCGTTCCGGGGGCCATCAAACTCGCCAGCAACGAGGTGCCCGGAGGTCCGCTGCCGAGCGTGGCGGACGCCATCGCGAAGGCCAGCGGGGAGATCAACCGTTACCCGGATATGGGTGCCTGGGCCCTCGTCGAACGCCTGGCGGGCGAGTTCGACGTCCCGACGTCCCGGATAGCCGTCGGCTGTGGTTCCGTGTCGCTGTGCCAGCAGTTCGTGCAGGCCCTGTGTGCCCCCGGCGACGAGGTGCTGTTCGCCTGGCGTTCGTTCGAGGCGTACCCGATCGTCACGCAGGTCGGCAACGCGACGCCGGTGCGGGTGCCGCTGACCTCCTCCCACACCCACGACCTCGACGCGATGCTGGCGGCCATCACGCCGAGGACCCGGCTGGTGTTCGTGTGCAACCCGAACAACCCCACCGGCACGGCCGTGCGTAGGGCCGAGCTCACGCGATTCCTCGACGCGGTGCCCTCCGACGTGGTCGTGGTGCTGGACGAGGCGTACCGGGAGTTCGTCACCGACCCGGAGGTGCCCGACGGCCTGGAGTTTGCGCGCACCCGCCCCAACGTGGCGGTGCTGCGGACCTTCTCGAAGGCGTACGGGCTGGCCGGTCTCCGCGTGGGATACGCGGTCGCGGCCGACGAGGTGATCGAAGCCGTCCGCAAGGTGTACGTGGCGTTCAGCGTCAACGCCCTCGCGCAGACGGCCGCGCTGGCCTCCCTCGACGCGAAAGACGAGCTGCTGGCCCGGTGCGCCGACATCGTGGCCGAGCGCACCCGCGTCCGCGACGCCCTCCTCGACCTGGGCTACGAGGTCCCCGAGACGCTGGCCAACTTCGTGTGGCTCCCCCTGGGCGAGCGCACGACCGCGTTCGCCGAACACGCGTTGGCCCACAAGGTGGTCGTGCGCCCGTTCACGGGCGAGGGGGCACGCGTCACCATCGGCACGCGGGAGGAGAACGACACCTTCCTGGAGGCGGCACGCGCCTTCTCGGCGTGA